The Erigeron canadensis isolate Cc75 chromosome 4, C_canadensis_v1, whole genome shotgun sequence genome window below encodes:
- the LOC122596201 gene encoding putative inactive cadmium/zinc-transporting ATPase HMA3: MMKENSTKKLEKSYFDVLGLCCSSEVPLIEKILRPIEGVHDISVIVPSRTVIVVHDPFLVSQLQIVKALNQARLEANVRVKGGDTKYRNKWPSPYAVACGILLSLSFLGYIYSPFKWLALAGVAIGIIPIALKSFTSLRNFNFRPDINTLMLIAVAGSIFLKDYWEAGTIVFLFTTAEWLESRAGHKAHAVMSSLMNMAPQKAVLASNGEEVNANEVMVNTKLIVKAGDVIPIDGIVVHGRCEVDEKALTGESFPVSKQVDSIVWAGTINLNGYISINTSVLAEDCVVARMAKLVEEAQNNKCKTQRLIDECAKYYTPVVIVIAACLAIIPAIMKLHNLNKWYHLALVVLVGSCPCALVLSTPVATYCALSMAATTGLLIKGAEYLETLSKVKVFAFDKTGTITRGEFSISTFDSVTDDIILDKLLYWVSSIESKSSHPMAAALINYAQSYSVETQPENVEEFENFPGEGIYGKIEGKNVYIGNQKIAIRAGCSQDLVLNNERERTEGTSMGYIFLGSSLAGVFSLSDSCRTGAKEALKELRSMGIKTAMLTGDCQSAANRAQNELGGALDIVHAQLLPEDKAKHIKAFQKLGPTAMVGDGINDAPALATADIGISMGISGSALATETGQVILMSNDIRKLPIAVRLARKTRRKIFENIFLAVITKAAIIALAIAGHPLVWAAVLADVGTCLVVILNSMLLLRTTPISKGSQKHSGSSHNHKHCHSSHKHDKCSSDKHGHTKCHKSKCSDVGQKKDCCGRKDKGNEQQELVQETQVKHSCCSRDHHVSEVNKPMKETEEHHLQEVKVCVQRTKDDCCAHDHEEGHVANHLVQGDGRKHSCCSSPNDEVQKHENHGSCCAHPSDKAHKDLNVESRRARSCENVAKKLSNNCHDHISHKKSHSSYETTHGHSSHISEAGDHHQQNHLQEYYITEEELGKMVKHCCENHGLDHKMHNVGGGGCCKMSFRKECCRHKPFGVGFNEEGGLSEIVIE; the protein is encoded by the exons atgaTGAAGGAGAATTCTACAAAGAAGTTAGAAAAAAGCTACTTTGATGTTTTAGGATTATGTTGTTCGTCCGAAGTGCCATTGATTGAGAAGATCCTTCGACCTATCGAAGGTGTTCACGATATCTCTGTCATTGTTCCTTCAAGAACCGTCATCGTAGTTCATGATCCATTCTTAGTCTCCCAGCTTCAAATTG ttaaGGCGCTTAACCAAGCGAGATTGGAAGCAAACGTGAGAGTAAAAGGAGGAGATACAAAGTATCGTAATAAATGGCCAAGCCCGTATGCAGTGGCTTGCGGTATCTTACTCTCGTTGTCATTTCTGGGCTATATTTATTCACCATTTAAATGGCTGGCACTCGCTGGAGTTGCCATAGGCATAATTCCTATTGCTCTGAAATCTTTTACTTCGTTACGCAATTTCAATTTCAGACCTGATATAAACACCCTCATGCTCATTGCAG TTGCAGGATCAATCTTTCTTAAGGATTACTGGGAAGCAGGAACCATAGTGTTCTTGTTCACTACTGCCGAATGGCTCGAGTCAAGGGCAGGTCACAAG GCCCATGCTGTAATGTCATCTTTAATGAACATGGCTCCACAAAAAGCTGTATTGGCTAGCAATGGCGAGGAAGTCAATGCCAATGAAGTCATGGTCAATACAAAGCTCATAGTTAAGGCTGGAGACGTTATCCCGATTGATGGAATTGTGGTGCACGGTAGATGTGAAGTTGATGAAAAAGCTCTAACTGGAGAGTCATTTCCTGTATCAAAACAAGTAGATTCCATTGTATGGGCTGGCACAATAAATCTGAATG GTTACATTAGCATTAACACTAGTGTTCTAGCTGAAGATTGTGTAGTGGCGAGAATGGCTAAGCTTGTGGAAGAAGCTCAAAACAACAAATGTAAAactcaaagattgatagatgaATGTGCCAAATATTACACCCCAG TTGTTATTGTTATAGCAGCCTGCTTGGCTATTATACCAGCTATTATGAAACttcataatttaaataaatggtATCACTTGGCATTGGTAGTTTTGGTGGGTTCATGTCCATGTGCACTCGTACTGTCGACACCAGTCGCTACATATTGTGCCCTGTCAATGGCAGCTACAACCGGACTTTTGATCAAAGGTGCAGAATACTTGGAAACACTTTCTAAAGTTAAAGTCTTTGCTTTTGACAAAACCGGGACAATCACTAGAGGAGAATTCTCAATTTCTACCTTCGATTCAGTAACTGACGACATCATTCTAGACAAATTGCTATATTG GGTTTCGAGTATAGAGAGCAAGTCTAGTCATCCCATGGCTGCAGCACTTATAAACTATGCACAATCGTATTCAGTAGAAACACAACCAGAAAACGTTGAGGAATTTGAAAATTTTCCAGGAGAAGGAATCTATGGGAAAATTGAAGGGAAAAATGTTTATATTGGAAACCAAAAGATTGCAATTAGAGCAGGCTGTTCACAAG ATTTAGTTCTGAATAATGAGCGTGAAAGAACGGAAGGAACGTCGATGGGATACATATTTCTAGGGTCTTCACTTGCTGGAGTGTTCAGTCTATCAGATTCATGTCGAACTGGTGCAAAAGAGGCACTGAAGGAACTGAGATCAATGGGTATAAAAACTGCTATGCTTACAGGAGATTGTCAATCTGCAGCCAATCGTGCACAAAATGAG TTAGGGGGTGCATTAGATATAGTACATGCTCAACTTCTACCAGAAGATAAAGCCAAGCACATTAAAGCTTTTCAAAAGTTAGGCCCAACAGCAATGGTTGGTGATGGGATCAATGATGCGCCTGCTTTAGCTACGGCAGATATTGGAATCTCAATGGGGATCTCAGGATCAGCACTTGCAACCGAGACTGGGCAGGTGATTCTGATGTCAAACGATATACGTAAACTACCGATAGCAGTGAGGCTCGCGAGGAAAACACGaagaaaaatatttgaaaatatttttttggcTGTTATTACCAAGGCTGCTATAATTGCGTTGGCTATTGCAGGCCATCCATTAGTTTGGGCTGCAGTTTTAGCTGACGTTGGAACTTGTTTAGTGGTGATTCTTAACAGCATGCTTCTACTGAGAACCACACCCATTTCAAAAGGTTCACAAAAGCATTCGGGCTCCTCGCATAATCATAAACATTGCCATTCATCTCATAAGCATGATAAATGCTCATCTGATAAACATGGGCATACAAAAtgtcataaaagcaagtgttccGATGTTGGCCAGAAGAAAGATTGTTGTGGTCGTAAAGATAAGGGTAATGAGCAACAGGAATTGGTACAAGAAACACAAGTCAAACATAGTTGTTGCTCTCGTGATCATCATGTAAGTGAGGTGAACAAGCCGatgaaagaaactgaagagcATCATTTGCAAGAAGTGAAAGTTTGTGTACAAAGAACAAAAGATGATTGTTGTGCTCATGATCATGAAGAGGGACATGTGGCAAACCATTTGGTACAAGGTGACGGAAGAAAACATAGTTGCTGTTCTAGTCCTAATGATGAGGTGCAAAAACACGAAAACCATGGTTCATGCTGTGCTCATCCTAGTGACAAGGCACACAAAGATTTAAATGTTGAATCACGACGAGCCCGTAGTTGTGAAAATGTGGCTAAGAAGCTAAGCAACAACTGTCATGACCATATATCCCACAAGAAAAGCCACTCTAGTTATGAAACTACACATGGTCATTCCAGCCATATCTCTGAGGCGGGCGATCATCATCAACAGAATCACTTACAAGAGTACTACATAACGGAAGAGGAGTTGGGGAAAATGGTAAAACATTGTTGTGAGAACCATGGGCTAgatcataaaatgcataatgtaggtggtggtggttgttgcaAGATGAGCTTCAGAAAGGAATGTTGCAGGCACAAACCTTTTGGAGTTGGATTCAATGAAGAAGGAGGGTTATCAGAAATAGTGATtgaataa
- the LOC122596440 gene encoding cysteine desulfurase, mitochondrial, producing the protein MIRNSLRTAIRGGAWRVSPRSFSTATSAARMAEPYEEPGISMKGVKISGRPLYLDMQATSPVDPRVLDAMLPYFVSQYGNPHSRTHLYGWESDEAVEVARGQVANLINASPKEIVFTSGATECNNISVKGVMHFYKDKKKHVITTQTEHKCVLDSCRHLQQEGYDITYLPVKSDGLVDVQQLRDSIRSDTGLVSVMAVNNEIGVIQPMEEIGQICKEFNVPFHTDAAQALGKIPIDVNKWNVSLMSLSGHKVYGPKGVGALYMRRRPRIRVEPQMNGGGQERGIRSGTVPTPLVVGMGAACELAMKEMEYDEKRITKLKDRMLKGIRDRLDGVVVNGSSEHRYAGNLNLSFAYVEGESLLMGLKEVAVSSGSACTSASLEPSYVLRALGVDEDMAHTSIRFGIGRFTTEEEIDKAVELTVNQVVKLREMSPLYEMVKEGIDIKSIQWSQH; encoded by the exons ATGATACGAAACAGTCTTCGAACGGCCATTCGTGGAGGCGCGTGGCGCGTGAGTCCACGATCATTTTCAACCGCTACATCAGCTGCTC GTATGGCGGAACCTTATGAAGAGCCCGGAATCTCGATGAAAGGGGTGAAGATATCAGGGAGACCATTATATTTAGATATGCAAGCTACTTCTCCTGTTGATCCCAGGGTACTTGATGCTATGCTCCCGTATTTCGTTTCACAGTACGGGAACCCTCATTCACGTACCCATCTTTACGGGTGGGAATCCGATGAGGCGGTTGAAGTTGCACGAGGGCAAGTTGCGAATTTAATAAATGCGTCGCCTAAAGAAATTGTGTTTACGTCTGGTGCTACTGAGTGTAATAACATTTCAGTGAAAGGTGTGATGCACTTTTACAAGGATAAGAAGAAACATGTAATAACGACCCAGACGGAGCATAAGTGTGTTCTTGATTCTTGTCGGCATTTACAGCAAGAAGGGTATGATATAACATATCTTCCGGTTAAAAGTGATGGTTTGGTGGATGTGCAACAGTTGAGAGACAGTATTAGGAGTGATACAGGCCTTGTGTCGGTTATGGCAGTGAATAATGAGATTGGTGTTATTCAACCGATGGAGGAGATTGGTCAGATATGTAAGGAATTTAATGTTCCGTTTCACACTGATGCTGCACAGGCGTTAGGGAAGATTCCGATTGATGTGAATAAGTGGAATGTCAGTTTGATGTCGTTGAGTGGCCATAAGGTCTACGGGCCGAAGGGTGTTGGAGCTTTATATATGAGGAGACGCCCACGAATTAGAGTGGAACCGCAAATGAATGGTGGTGGGCAAGAAAGGGGGATTAGGAGTGGAACAGTGCCCACACCTTTGGTTGTTGGAATGGGTGCTGCATGTGAACTTGCGATGAAAGAGATGGAGTATGATGAGAAAAGGATTACAAAGTTGAAAGATAGGATGCTAAAAGGTATCAGGGATAGGCTTGATGGGGTGGTAGTTAATGGGAGTAGTGAGCATCGGTATGCTGGGAATCTGAATTTATCATTTGCATATGTTGAAGGAGAAAGCTTGTTGATGGGACTGAAGGAGGTGGCTGTATCAAGTGGCAGTGCATGTACTAGTGCTAGTTTGGAACCTTCTTATGTGCTGAGGGCATTGGGCGTGGACGAAGATATGGCTCATACTTCAATTAGGTTTGGGATTGGGAGGTTTACCACTGAAGAAGAGATAGATAAAGCCGTTGAGCTAACTGTTAACCAGGTTGTAAAGTTAAGGGAAATGAGCCCGCTTTATGAAATGGTGAAAGAGGGGATTGATATCAAAAGTATACAATGGTCTCAACACTAA